A window of the Lactuca sativa cultivar Salinas chromosome 5, Lsat_Salinas_v11, whole genome shotgun sequence genome harbors these coding sequences:
- the LOC111888060 gene encoding uncharacterized protein LOC111888060: MEIEQTAPLMAKKLWSIIRAILYMVKRGLSKNIPWLEFHMMLKRSTKIAGKAIGNLLLEHQTLSSALTCRPNNIRATFISPREYEFSCSDTPLFHSKRKNNRHHYFASNHHHGALYRRSHKDYDLTVDNVKRVFDILNNYEAATMVEPEKSPLTLLGFGGSQNVRQLRVTDSPFPVNNTEEDTLQVDKAAEEFIKNFYNDLKQQKKRAAVQPPSPLLSPSPNYQKWGLLR; this comes from the coding sequence ATGGAGATCGAACAAACGGCGCCGCTGATGGCCAAGAAGCTCTGGAGCATAATAAGAGCAATTCTCTACATGGTGAAAAGAGGCTTATCAAAAAACATACCATGGCTTGAATTCCACATGATGCTAAAAAGATCCACCAAGATCGCCGGAAAGGCTATCGGAAACCTCCTTCTTGAACACCAAACACTCTCCTCCGCCCTCACCTGCCGCCCCAACAACATCCGTGCCACCTTCATCTCTCCCCGTGAATACGAATTCAGTTGCAGTGACACCCCTCTTTTTCACTCTAAACGTAAAAACAACCGCCACCATTACTTCGCCAGCAACCACCACCATGGTGCGTTATACCGGAGGTCACATAAGGATTATGACTTAACCGTTGATAATGTCAAAAGGGTGTtcgatattttaaataattacgaAGCGGCGACGATGGTAGAGCCAGAAAAATCGCCGTTGACGCTACTGGGGTTTGGAGGAAGTCAGAATGTACGGCAGCTACGGGTGACAGACTCGCCTTTTCCGGTGAATAACACGGAGGAGGACACTCTTCAGGTGGATAAGGCCGCGGAGGAATTCATTAAGAATTTTTATAACGACTTGAAACAACAAAAGAAAAGAGCTGCCGTTCAACCACCGTCGCCGTTGCTGTCGCCGTCACCTAATTATCAAAAATGGGGCCTACTCCGATaa